One Acidaminococcales bacterium genomic window carries:
- the ribD gene encoding bifunctional diaminohydroxyphosphoribosylaminopyrimidine deaminase/5-amino-6-(5-phosphoribosylamino)uracil reductase RibD yields the protein MSIDESYMKRALELAAFARGRVAPNPMVGAVLVKDNKIVAEGWHEKAGTAHAEIVALNRAGQDASGATLYVTLEPCAHYGRTGPCADALIAAGIRKVFVAVRDPNPLVAGKGIKRLKEAGVEIVEGLLAKEAKKLNEIFFKWITASLPFVAMKYAMSLDGKIAAKTGDSKWISGSASREAAHGLRNAYDGIMVGIGTVEADDPALTCRIKGGRNPVRIVVDSKARISLKARLLQDALAQTVVAATELAPAEKLAELEKLPGVKLLIVPSLNGRVDLRKLLVELGGAGLTGILAEGGGTLHAAMLQAGLVDKLYAFIAPKIISGHAAPGPVGGIGSEKVADAWAVDEMEFKRSGEDILVTGYFKQTKGKEK from the coding sequence ATGAGCATTGACGAATCGTACATGAAAAGGGCGCTGGAATTGGCCGCGTTCGCCCGGGGACGGGTTGCGCCCAATCCTATGGTGGGCGCCGTGCTGGTTAAAGATAATAAAATTGTTGCCGAAGGCTGGCACGAAAAAGCCGGAACGGCGCACGCGGAAATAGTGGCGCTTAACCGGGCGGGGCAAGACGCATCTGGCGCGACTTTATACGTTACGTTGGAACCCTGCGCGCATTACGGGCGCACGGGGCCTTGCGCCGACGCGCTGATCGCCGCCGGCATCCGAAAGGTGTTTGTGGCGGTGCGCGACCCCAATCCTTTGGTGGCCGGCAAAGGCATTAAAAGATTAAAAGAGGCCGGCGTGGAAATTGTCGAAGGCTTGTTGGCAAAAGAGGCGAAAAAACTCAACGAGATATTTTTCAAATGGATTACGGCCTCTTTGCCTTTTGTCGCAATGAAATACGCCATGTCGCTGGACGGGAAAATAGCCGCCAAAACCGGCGATTCCAAATGGATCAGCGGATCGGCGTCAAGGGAGGCGGCGCACGGCCTGCGCAACGCTTATGACGGGATAATGGTCGGCATCGGTACGGTTGAAGCCGATGATCCGGCTTTAACCTGCCGAATCAAGGGCGGGCGCAATCCTGTCCGCATAGTAGTGGATTCAAAGGCGCGCATATCTTTAAAGGCGCGGCTTTTGCAAGACGCTCTGGCGCAAACTGTCGTTGCGGCGACAGAACTCGCGCCGGCGGAAAAACTGGCTGAACTTGAGAAACTGCCCGGCGTAAAACTGCTCATTGTACCCAGCCTGAACGGGCGGGTTGATTTGAGAAAATTGTTGGTTGAACTCGGCGGCGCCGGACTGACCGGCATATTGGCGGAAGGCGGCGGGACCTTGCACGCGGCTATGCTGCAAGCCGGCCTTGTTGACAAGCTTTACGCCTTTATCGCGCCCAAGATAATTTCCGGCCATGCCGCCCCCGGGCCGGTCGGCGGCATAGGCTCGGAAAAGGTCGCCGATGCCTGGGCGGTTGATGAAATGGAATTTAAAAGATCGGGGGAAGATATTTTGGTTACAGGCTATTTTAAACAAACAAAAGGCAAGGAGAAATAG
- a CDS encoding acyl-CoA thioesterase: MEKTSSSSRIVISEVMMPSKANVAGNIHGGEIIKLMDSAAYVSARRYARSNVVTARVDELEFHLPIFIGDLVICTAQVVYVGKSSMEVTVSVEVEDIENGTPQKALSAFFTMVAIDKKGKPHILPELIIETESERWAFTEGKKRHEEHKGRKCQSD; the protein is encoded by the coding sequence ATGGAAAAGACTTCTTCCAGTTCCAGGATAGTAATTTCAGAGGTAATGATGCCGAGCAAGGCTAACGTGGCCGGCAATATCCACGGCGGCGAGATCATCAAACTGATGGATTCCGCCGCTTATGTTTCGGCCAGGCGCTATGCCCGTTCCAATGTAGTAACGGCGCGGGTCGACGAATTGGAGTTTCATTTGCCTATTTTCATCGGCGATCTGGTCATTTGTACGGCCCAAGTAGTTTATGTGGGGAAATCCTCCATGGAGGTAACCGTCAGCGTGGAAGTGGAAGACATTGAAAACGGGACGCCGCAAAAAGCTTTATCGGCGTTTTTTACTATGGTGGCCATAGATAAAAAGGGCAAGCCCCATATTCTTCCCGAATTGATTATAGAAACGGAAAGCGAACGCTGGGCTTTCACGGAAGGGAAAAAAAGGCACGAGGAACACAAAGGCCGCAAGTGCCAGTCTGATTGA
- a CDS encoding riboflavin synthase, which translates to MFTGLISELGKIKSSRRNGRSFCLTISADKVLAGLKTGDSVAVNGACLTVTGMAKDSFTVDVMPVTAKNTVVTDFRAGDSVNLERSVRVGDRLDGHIVTGHVDFVGNIAEISKDDIAYIISIKLPRDGLRHIVLKGSVAVDGISLTVCETGADFFKVSVIPHTASCTTLGCKKVGDSVNVETDILGKYVEKLLNGERSNPNQHVLTKNTFWEEAVKNGF; encoded by the coding sequence ATGTTCACAGGCCTGATAAGCGAACTCGGCAAAATAAAAAGCAGCCGGCGCAACGGACGTTCTTTTTGTTTGACAATATCGGCGGACAAAGTTTTGGCAGGCTTGAAAACAGGCGACAGCGTCGCCGTCAACGGCGCCTGCCTGACGGTAACCGGCATGGCGAAAGACAGCTTCACCGTCGACGTCATGCCGGTTACCGCGAAAAATACCGTTGTCACGGATTTCCGGGCAGGCGATTCGGTAAACCTTGAACGCAGCGTCAGGGTAGGAGACCGTTTGGATGGGCATATTGTTACGGGGCATGTTGATTTTGTCGGAAATATTGCGGAAATCTCTAAAGACGACATAGCTTATATTATATCGATAAAACTTCCCCGGGACGGTTTGCGCCACATAGTTTTGAAGGGTTCCGTCGCGGTTGACGGCATCAGTTTGACGGTGTGCGAAACCGGCGCGGACTTTTTCAAGGTTTCTGTCATTCCGCATACGGCAAGTTGCACGACATTGGGATGCAAAAAAGTCGGCGATTCGGTAAATGTCGAGACTGACATTTTAGGGAAATATGTGGAAAAATTGCTTAATGGGGAAAGAAGCAATCCCAACCAGCATGTTTTAACAAAAAATACGTTTTGGGAAGAGGCGGTTAAAAATGGGTTTTAG
- a CDS encoding ABC transporter permease, with amino-acid sequence MFKISPAIYRNLPLSTFKDNLAALSGLAGFFLLWEVAPRTGIIDEQFLPPVSAVMAAMAKMTAGGDLFVHIAASVQRTLIGIFFATIVAIPAGFILGGAFPAATLFLRPLTRILGQINAFCLFPIFILFFGIGELSKISIIFWSTIWPIFSTTVAGVRQIDPLYIKIARSMGTGKLSIFQKVIMPGAAPVIFTGIRAGANLAFLMLIAAELIGAKAGLGWLIKNSTENFIIPRLFAAALLIAVLGMLANYLITCAEKTLIVWNKEQSHD; translated from the coding sequence ATGTTTAAGATTTCCCCTGCTATTTACCGCAACCTGCCTCTATCCACTTTCAAGGACAATTTAGCCGCTTTGTCCGGGCTCGCCGGTTTTTTCCTGCTCTGGGAGGTTGCCCCCCGCACCGGCATAATCGACGAGCAGTTTTTGCCGCCGGTTTCAGCGGTGATGGCGGCCATGGCCAAAATGACCGCCGGCGGCGATTTGTTCGTGCATATAGCGGCCAGCGTGCAACGCACGCTGATCGGAATATTTTTCGCGACGATTGTAGCCATTCCCGCCGGTTTCATATTGGGGGGCGCCTTCCCTGCCGCGACTTTGTTTTTGCGTCCGCTGACTCGCATACTCGGCCAAATTAACGCTTTCTGTCTTTTCCCTATCTTTATCTTGTTTTTCGGCATCGGAGAATTGTCAAAAATCAGCATCATTTTCTGGTCAACCATCTGGCCGATATTTTCCACCACCGTCGCCGGGGTGCGGCAGATAGACCCTTTATACATAAAAATAGCGCGTTCCATGGGTACGGGCAAGTTGTCAATTTTTCAAAAGGTAATCATGCCGGGTGCCGCGCCGGTGATTTTTACCGGCATAAGGGCCGGTGCCAACTTGGCTTTTTTGATGCTGATCGCCGCCGAATTAATCGGCGCGAAAGCGGGCCTTGGCTGGCTGATAAAAAATTCCACGGAAAATTTCATCATACCCCGGCTGTTTGCGGCGGCTTTATTGATTGCCGTTTTGGGCATGCTGGCGAATTATCTGATCACCTGCGCGGAAAAAACTTTAATAGTATGGAACAAGGAGCAAAGCCATGATTGA
- a CDS encoding bifunctional 3,4-dihydroxy-2-butanone-4-phosphate synthase/GTP cyclohydrolase II has product MGFSTVSEAIEAIGSGRMVLVVDDEDRENEGDLIMAAEKVTPQAINFMATYARGLVCSPVAGEILDKLDMKQMVSKNTDNHETAFTVSVDHVDTTTGISAFERAHTILKMIDDNARPEDFRRPGHVFPLRSRPGGVLRRSGHTEATVDLAFLAGLKPAGICCEIMSDNGEMARTPELVEFAAKHDIKMITVAALIAYRMENEKLVRRVSEADLPTKYGIFRLFAYENDLDNQCHLALVKGDIDGQKDVLVRVHSECLTGDVLGSLRCDCGDQLHRAMSMIEKEGTGALIYMRQEGRGIGLANKIRAYALQDKGLDTVEANEALGFAPDLRDYGIGAQIIKDIGLTSIRLLTNNPAKRAGINGYGIKVAEIVPIEIPANEYNARYLSCKHLKMGHILRQG; this is encoded by the coding sequence ATGGGTTTTAGTACGGTTTCGGAAGCGATTGAAGCGATCGGGAGCGGCCGGATGGTACTGGTCGTCGATGATGAGGACCGCGAGAACGAGGGCGATTTGATTATGGCGGCGGAAAAGGTAACGCCGCAGGCGATAAATTTTATGGCCACTTACGCCCGCGGACTGGTTTGCTCCCCTGTAGCGGGAGAAATTCTTGATAAGCTTGATATGAAACAAATGGTAAGCAAAAACACCGACAATCATGAAACAGCTTTTACGGTGTCGGTGGACCATGTGGACACGACTACCGGCATATCGGCCTTCGAGCGGGCGCATACTATTTTAAAAATGATTGACGACAATGCCAGGCCGGAAGACTTCCGGCGGCCGGGACATGTTTTCCCGTTGCGTTCAAGGCCGGGCGGCGTTTTGCGCCGAAGCGGGCATACGGAAGCAACTGTCGATCTTGCGTTTTTGGCCGGGCTGAAACCGGCCGGCATTTGTTGCGAGATCATGAGCGACAACGGTGAAATGGCCAGAACGCCGGAATTGGTGGAATTCGCTGCAAAGCATGATATAAAGATGATTACGGTAGCGGCGCTAATCGCCTACCGAATGGAAAACGAAAAGCTGGTCAGGCGCGTGTCGGAAGCCGACCTGCCCACTAAATACGGGATTTTTCGCCTGTTTGCCTATGAAAACGATTTGGACAACCAATGCCACCTGGCATTGGTCAAAGGCGACATAGACGGGCAAAAAGATGTGCTGGTACGGGTACATTCCGAATGTCTGACCGGCGACGTGCTTGGTTCTTTGCGCTGCGACTGCGGCGACCAGCTTCATAGAGCTATGTCCATGATCGAAAAGGAGGGGACAGGCGCGCTTATCTATATGCGGCAGGAAGGGCGGGGGATTGGCCTGGCAAACAAAATACGGGCTTATGCGTTGCAGGATAAAGGGTTGGATACGGTCGAAGCCAACGAAGCGTTAGGATTTGCGCCGGATCTGCGGGATTATGGGATAGGCGCTCAGATAATAAAAGACATTGGGTTAACCAGCATACGCCTTTTGACCAACAACCCGGCAAAAAGGGCGGGCATTAACGGATATGGGATAAAAGTAGCTGAAATAGTGCCCATAGAAATTCCGGCCAACGAATATAACGCCCGCTATCTTTCCTGCAAACATTTAAAAATGGGGCATATATTGAGGCAGGGGTAA
- the ribE gene encoding 6,7-dimethyl-8-ribityllumazine synthase, producing the protein MNKIIEGNISAKGFKFAVAVSRFNEFITVKLLSGALDALKRHDADEGSISTIWVPGAFEIPLVAKKLAASGKYDAIICLGAIIRGGTSHYDLVCAEVAKGIAQVALSAGLPVIFGVLTTDNIEQAVERAGTKAGNKGFDAAMSAMEMVNLMKMLS; encoded by the coding sequence ATGAACAAAATAATTGAAGGCAACATTTCTGCCAAAGGATTTAAATTCGCCGTAGCCGTGTCGCGGTTCAATGAATTTATAACCGTCAAGCTTCTGAGCGGCGCGTTGGACGCGTTGAAGCGGCACGACGCCGACGAAGGCTCTATATCGACGATTTGGGTTCCCGGTGCCTTTGAAATACCGCTGGTCGCGAAAAAACTGGCGGCCAGCGGCAAATATGACGCGATAATTTGCCTTGGCGCGATCATTCGCGGCGGCACATCGCATTATGACCTTGTATGCGCGGAAGTTGCCAAAGGCATTGCCCAAGTCGCTTTGAGTGCGGGACTGCCGGTAATTTTCGGCGTGCTGACCACCGACAACATAGAGCAGGCGGTCGAGCGCGCCGGCACTAAAGCGGGCAACAAAGGTTTCGACGCGGCCATGTCGGCAATGGAAATGGTCAACCTGATGAAAATGTTAAGTTGA